The following coding sequences lie in one Microvirga sp. 17 mud 1-3 genomic window:
- a CDS encoding cytochrome P460 family protein, which translates to MRLRLPAAAALCASLLLPIMAYASEQCPAQQETLQVPADLALCASLEDDVRKPSQFTLDVYQQKLGTYLRAYCHRNPGSGWKADKTIRDTGPFTAALKDGKWVGSYHGTHAPVVIWYSPEMYTWLKANRPADEHLAPANPAPVPDGAMMIKEMYPAPAAACRGIDVNRLQPTSGAAVMVRDSKGAHDGWFWGWFGWKGWEPDWPAQAGNGYPNMGFGQYCVNCHASAKDNSTFAALRNIEGEAGKPLAFLSQHWFQGQGTQPDENFAALLNHLRVVQESDDVTPQGAAARTGYDPEFTKFFGLPFTKPERLPSLAMPSQTYDNVWAQAGMPKTLQPFLTSDQCIGCHDAGSTGLQFDMTRPGHGGKLLNLSPFGTWSTSPMGLAGRDPIFFAQLSSEVETFHRESSKLVEDTCLGCHGVMGQRQFKIDQKAAGQGCTPFSREVLNATPFPTGPHAKNAAYGALGRDGVSCTTCHTMALSESERAKVAAETQNSCVAERQAFLNPDNKGFAKTFTGSFLTGAPDQIIGPFPDPKVKPMENALGLTPAHNTQIQSAEVCGSCHTVHLPVLNKGKVIGHTYEQTTYAEWAFSDYRTGLTPDGPLPMGPGAKVETCQGCHMPSRDAEGKPIRSKIASIQEHSNFPEADNTLEPEEIDLEVREGFASHVLVGLNTFLIKMAQQFPDIMGIRTQDPMLTRKGLDPLLYTEQAIAHQAEAKTADIRVSNLTMNNGAIEADINVMNKAGHKFPSGVGFRRAFVEFQVLDRDGATLWSSGRTNAMGVLTDEKGEPIDGEVWWNSDCSVRQNPLAHQPHYQVITQQNQAQIYQELVSSPPADGPAQCGVGSRPAGELTTSFLSICSNVKDNRLLPKGFLKRDERIAVAQALGAGSELADEAGPAQVGDDPDYAAGGGDTVRYRIDLAQVKGVPAAVQATLYYQATPPFYLQDRFCTSKSTDTERLFFMAGRLNLEGSKAENWKLRMVSTGQVALPQP; encoded by the coding sequence ATGCGCCTCAGATTGCCTGCTGCCGCCGCGCTCTGCGCCTCTCTGCTCCTCCCGATTATGGCCTACGCGTCGGAGCAGTGCCCCGCACAGCAGGAAACGCTTCAAGTCCCGGCGGATCTCGCGCTTTGTGCAAGCCTGGAAGATGATGTCCGCAAGCCCAGCCAGTTCACCCTGGACGTCTATCAGCAGAAGCTGGGTACTTACCTGAGAGCCTATTGTCATCGGAACCCGGGTTCCGGGTGGAAGGCTGACAAGACCATCCGCGATACGGGTCCGTTTACGGCGGCCCTTAAGGACGGGAAGTGGGTCGGGAGCTACCATGGGACCCATGCCCCGGTGGTGATCTGGTATTCGCCGGAGATGTATACTTGGCTCAAGGCTAACCGGCCCGCGGACGAGCATCTTGCGCCGGCGAACCCGGCGCCTGTTCCGGATGGGGCCATGATGATCAAGGAGATGTACCCGGCGCCGGCCGCCGCCTGCCGGGGCATCGATGTGAACCGGCTCCAGCCGACGAGCGGCGCCGCTGTGATGGTTCGCGATAGCAAAGGGGCTCACGACGGCTGGTTCTGGGGCTGGTTTGGCTGGAAGGGCTGGGAGCCCGACTGGCCGGCGCAGGCCGGCAACGGCTATCCGAATATGGGGTTCGGGCAATATTGCGTGAATTGTCACGCCTCAGCCAAGGACAACTCCACCTTTGCGGCTCTGCGGAACATCGAGGGCGAGGCGGGCAAGCCACTCGCCTTCCTGAGCCAGCACTGGTTCCAGGGGCAAGGAACTCAGCCTGATGAGAACTTCGCCGCCCTGCTCAATCACCTGCGGGTCGTCCAGGAGTCAGATGATGTCACTCCGCAGGGGGCGGCCGCCCGTACGGGCTATGACCCTGAATTTACGAAGTTCTTTGGATTGCCTTTCACGAAGCCCGAAAGACTGCCGTCTCTGGCCATGCCATCCCAGACATATGACAATGTTTGGGCTCAAGCAGGGATGCCGAAGACACTTCAGCCTTTTCTGACATCCGATCAATGCATCGGTTGTCACGATGCGGGGTCTACAGGGCTTCAATTTGACATGACCCGGCCAGGGCATGGCGGGAAGCTCCTCAACCTGTCGCCTTTCGGGACATGGAGCACATCGCCCATGGGCCTGGCTGGACGCGATCCGATCTTCTTTGCCCAATTGTCGAGCGAGGTCGAAACCTTCCATCGCGAATCGTCCAAGCTCGTGGAGGATACCTGCCTTGGATGCCACGGCGTCATGGGGCAGAGGCAATTCAAGATCGACCAGAAGGCAGCCGGACAGGGCTGTACGCCGTTCTCGCGCGAGGTGCTCAACGCCACGCCCTTCCCGACAGGCCCCCACGCCAAAAATGCAGCCTATGGGGCCCTCGGGCGGGACGGGGTTTCCTGCACTACATGCCATACGATGGCGCTCAGCGAGAGCGAACGGGCCAAGGTGGCCGCAGAGACTCAGAATAGCTGTGTTGCCGAGCGTCAGGCATTTCTCAATCCTGACAACAAGGGGTTTGCGAAAACCTTCACCGGAAGCTTCCTGACGGGCGCTCCAGATCAGATCATCGGTCCTTTTCCGGATCCGAAGGTCAAGCCCATGGAAAATGCCCTTGGCCTGACCCCGGCCCACAATACGCAGATCCAATCGGCCGAAGTTTGCGGAAGCTGTCACACGGTCCATCTGCCCGTATTGAACAAGGGCAAAGTCATCGGCCACACCTATGAGCAGACCACTTATGCGGAGTGGGCCTTCAGCGATTACAGGACAGGCCTGACGCCGGACGGCCCGCTGCCGATGGGACCGGGCGCCAAGGTGGAAACCTGCCAGGGCTGTCATATGCCGAGCCGGGATGCTGAGGGAAAGCCTATCCGGAGCAAGATCGCCAGCATTCAGGAGCACAGCAACTTTCCTGAAGCCGACAACACCCTCGAACCTGAAGAGATCGACCTTGAGGTCCGGGAAGGGTTCGCAAGCCATGTTCTGGTGGGCCTGAACACGTTCCTCATCAAGATGGCTCAACAATTCCCGGACATCATGGGCATTCGGACGCAGGACCCGATGTTGACCCGGAAGGGGCTTGATCCGCTCCTCTATACCGAGCAGGCGATCGCGCATCAGGCTGAAGCGAAGACGGCCGACATTCGCGTCAGCAACCTCACGATGAACAACGGCGCCATCGAGGCTGACATCAATGTCATGAACAAGGCCGGGCACAAGTTCCCGTCCGGCGTCGGCTTTCGTCGTGCCTTCGTCGAATTCCAGGTTCTCGATCGGGATGGCGCGACACTCTGGTCGTCCGGCCGGACGAACGCCATGGGGGTTCTCACCGACGAAAAGGGTGAGCCGATCGACGGGGAAGTTTGGTGGAACAGTGATTGCTCAGTGCGGCAGAACCCGCTCGCACACCAGCCCCATTATCAGGTCATCACCCAGCAGAACCAAGCCCAGATCTATCAGGAACTCGTGTCGTCGCCTCCCGCGGACGGGCCGGCGCAATGTGGTGTCGGCTCTCGGCCGGCCGGCGAACTGACCACGAGCTTCCTGTCGATCTGCTCGAACGTGAAGGACAACCGTCTGCTGCCCAAAGGCTTCCTGAAGCGCGACGAAAGGATTGCCGTGGCGCAGGCACTGGGAGCCGGGTCTGAGCTTGCCGACGAGGCGGGGCCCGCTCAGGTCGGAGACGACCCTGATTATGCGGCGGGCGGTGGCGATACGGTCCGCTACCGGATCGATCTTGCGCAGGTCAAAGGCGTTCCCGCGGCCGTACAGGCGACCCTCTATTATCAGGCGACGCCGCCGTTCTACCTGCAGGATCGCTTCTGCACGTCGAAGAGCACCGATACGGAGCGGCTTTTCTTCATGGCCGGCCGTCTCAATCTCGAGGGATCAAAAGCAGAAAACTGGAAGCTTCGGATGGTCAGCACAGGGCAGGTGGCGCTTCCACAGCCGTAA
- a CDS encoding flagellin produces MSSLLTNTSAMTALTTLKSIAGQLDQTSSRISTGLKVADASDNAAYWSIATTIRADNGSLGAVKDALGLGANSVDTAFNGMNRSIDLLKEVQSKLTAALSPNVDRAKIQTEIDAKLKELKQTADASVVSGENWLSTDSSAGNYVSDRKIVASFTRENGNVSVDTITISVDDTKLYDKKTDPADAAAAADADISAAKTTWETAETDWKTAQSTWDSSTKDAAAKTALDTAQSDYNAAKKTYSDAIDTANDAAVAAVDGEGGILNKQWGVLGKDEDGAYKHYELSIDTIDISTIQNQDLSKLRAYVAAVDKALGAMTDAATTLGANKTQISSQTTFVESLIKANERSIGTLVDADMEEESTRLKALQVQQQLGVQSLSIANGSTQNVLSLFR; encoded by the coding sequence ATGTCTAGCCTTCTGACGAATACCTCTGCCATGACCGCCCTGACGACGCTGAAAAGCATCGCAGGACAGCTTGACCAGACCTCCAGCCGGATCTCCACCGGTCTGAAGGTGGCGGACGCCTCGGACAACGCGGCGTACTGGTCGATCGCCACCACCATCCGCGCCGACAACGGCTCGCTCGGTGCGGTGAAGGACGCCCTCGGCCTCGGTGCGAACTCGGTCGACACGGCCTTCAACGGCATGAACCGTTCGATCGACCTCCTCAAGGAAGTTCAGTCCAAGCTGACGGCGGCCCTGTCGCCGAACGTCGACCGCGCCAAGATCCAGACCGAAATCGACGCCAAGCTGAAGGAGCTCAAGCAGACTGCTGACGCCTCCGTGGTGTCGGGCGAGAACTGGCTCTCCACCGACTCCTCCGCCGGTAACTACGTCTCGGATCGTAAGATCGTGGCGTCGTTCACCCGCGAGAACGGCAATGTTTCGGTCGACACGATCACTATCTCGGTCGACGACACGAAGCTGTACGACAAGAAGACGGATCCCGCCGATGCTGCGGCTGCAGCGGACGCCGACATCTCGGCTGCTAAGACGACTTGGGAGACGGCCGAGACCGATTGGAAGACCGCGCAGTCAACCTGGGATAGCAGCACCAAGGACGCCGCGGCCAAGACGGCTCTCGACACTGCTCAGAGCGACTACAACGCTGCCAAGAAGACCTACTCGGACGCCATTGACACGGCCAACGATGCTGCTGTTGCGGCTGTCGACGGCGAAGGCGGCATCCTGAACAAGCAGTGGGGCGTTCTCGGCAAGGACGAGGATGGCGCTTACAAGCACTACGAGCTGTCCATCGACACGATTGACATCTCGACCATCCAGAACCAGGACCTCTCGAAGCTGCGCGCATATGTGGCGGCGGTCGACAAGGCGCTGGGCGCCATGACCGACGCCGCGACCACGCTCGGCGCCAACAAGACCCAGATCTCGTCCCAGACGACCTTCGTCGAGTCGCTGATCAAGGCGAACGAGCGTTCGATCGGCACGCTGGTGGACGCGGACATGGAAGAGGAATCGACCCGTCTGAAGGCACTGCAGGTTCAGCAGCAGCTCGGCGTTCAGTCGCTGAGCATTGCCAACGGCAGCACTCAGAACGTCCTCTCGCTCTTCCGCTAA
- a CDS encoding pseudouridine synthase: MRDVRRQGGAVVSLPRALSKLGFCSRTQAEALIAAGRVRVDGRIMRDAAFRVDPGRARIVVDDEPVSAERKVYLMLNKPRGLVTTRDDPQERATVYDCLAGIDLPFVVPVGRLDKASEGLLLMTNDTRWAQRLLDPASNVNKVYHVQIDRMPDPEMLERLQAGMVLDGERMSAKAATVLRAGERKGWLEIVLNEGKNRQIRRLVGATGAEVLRLVRVEVGGLRLGDLTKGAARLLTPDEKAMLDVPRLAASGSR, from the coding sequence GTGAGGGATGTGCGGCGCCAGGGTGGCGCCGTCGTCAGCTTGCCCCGCGCCCTGTCAAAGCTCGGATTTTGCTCCCGCACTCAGGCCGAGGCTCTGATCGCGGCCGGGCGCGTTCGTGTCGACGGCCGGATCATGCGCGATGCGGCTTTCCGCGTCGATCCCGGACGAGCACGCATTGTGGTCGACGATGAGCCCGTCTCGGCCGAGCGGAAGGTTTACCTGATGCTCAACAAGCCGCGCGGTCTGGTAACGACCCGCGACGATCCGCAGGAACGGGCGACGGTCTATGATTGCTTGGCAGGGATCGATCTTCCTTTCGTGGTGCCCGTGGGGCGGCTCGACAAGGCGAGCGAGGGCCTGCTCCTTATGACCAACGACACCCGCTGGGCGCAGCGGCTCCTCGATCCTGCCTCGAACGTCAACAAGGTCTACCACGTGCAGATCGACCGGATGCCCGATCCGGAAATGCTGGAGCGGCTTCAAGCCGGTATGGTGCTCGACGGCGAGCGTATGAGCGCCAAGGCCGCGACCGTGCTCCGGGCCGGCGAACGCAAGGGATGGCTTGAGATCGTCCTGAACGAGGGCAAGAACCGGCAGATCCGGCGCCTTGTCGGCGCAACTGGCGCCGAGGTGCTGCGACTGGTGCGCGTGGAGGTCGGAGGGCTCCGGCTCGGCGATCTGACCAAGGGCGCGGCGCGGCTGCTCACGCCCGACGAAAAGGCAATGCTGGATGTGCCGAGACTGGCTGCTTCCGGCTCCAGGTAA